CCGTATCCTGAATCACCAAAAAGAAAACCTGCAACTGGATCAGCTTCcatcatttgttttaaagtagaatttgaaaaaacaaaagcatcATGACATGATCCTGGATATTTAATTACTACATCTCTGAACTGTCCATCATAATCGACAACAAATTGGCAATTTATAGCTGAATAgccttttctaaaaaatgaagcaaaacATATTAATAAGCAAAATGAAcgaatttttataagttaaaatgtATAATTACACTATAACTATAATTAGGAACTAGAATTTTAACTCTTCAATATGATCATTTAGATCCTACAGTAATAaatactgaataaaaaaaaattaaaaatgtcaatcatattatttaatagtaattTGTATACTACTCAAGCCTATTTAAAGATTACTTTGGctcatttaaaaactattttttacctGCAAATAAAAGCTGGCTCATCAGCCCCAGTGACTCCTTTGATGGGCACCATTGTACCATCAATTAGGCCCAAAAGACCCTTTACTCCACAAGCCTCAAAATAACTTTGTTTCACGTTAGTTATTTCTTCTTGACAACTGTACCATTTGACAAGGTAGCTGTAGTGTTGCATAAATGACTCACAAAACTGATGGATTATTCGGCTAGTGCTAGCCTGGCTCATCTCAGAAGTGtcgcctaaaattaaaaaataataaactttcatagCTTCTTTCTTTCAATTCTTGAATAAAAACTGTGATTTTATACAAGATGTGTGACCTTAACTTTTAACCTTACAAAATAATACATAGTTTTGTGAAATTGCagttattctaaaaaaattaatatgttctgttaatttaaaaaatcatgtttggTTTTTGTCTCTTAAAGAACGTACATTTATAATCTAAACACTGGACTAATATCAATTAAGTGAAGCATTAGCTaacatgtttacttttttttaagtatttttaaatacatttcaataacatatataaatatatacacataatataaTTCTTACCTATTGGATTTTGAAAGCTTCCTGTTGCTAGAAACCTTAAAGATACAAGTACTTTAGTTTCTGGTAAAATGGAATTGTTTTGGCCAGTTGTTGAAGACAGATCATCCTGTAGAGTGTTAACAATCTCAGATATTTTACGCAACGGTAAACGAAATTTCTGACGACATTCAACatctgaaaaattattaaggACAGCACGATGAGCCTTTCGCCAATTTTGATTTTGGAATTCAATTTCTTGAATCATTTGAATATCCATTTTAACTAGAATATTTCAAATAGCATTTCAAATAGCTAATTTAATATGCTATtctatataaaatcatataatattattctgtatatattactaaattagtaattttaaatcaataacgTATTTATTGcacctaataataatattattattatgcgCAATGAACACGTTATTGATAAACACGCTGttgatataactaatatatatacatatattaaatttaatatacacatattttattataataaaatgtgtgTGTAAAAATGTATGAGTAACAATGATGTTActcacacatacacatatattaaaTACGTGTGTATGTATGGGTAACATATAGTAACAAAATCTAtgtgtatattaaatttaattaatgtacatgtattagtaatatatattattactaaaagactttgatgaatattgtacattattattatatgtagaGTAAAGTGGGGTATTAAGCCCTATGGGGCATTAAACTTCATTTActctgtttatataataaaatgcctAAATAATATTGCATCTATACTAATATAGTATGGATATATCATATAGTTTTGTAATATGACAATAAATAGCTATTAAGGTAACTTAACTTACTTACTAAGTTATTGGCTTACTACAAATCTATATGAAATATTCATACTAATATggatatatcatatataatcaTTAAGTTATCTTAATAACTCTCATATATATCATTAAGTTAGCTCAATAACTATTTATTGTCATACTACAAAACTATAGGATATATCTATACTATAATACCTTATGGTTGTATTATAACACaactttattatatacaaactaaaacatatactaaattatataaatattacaattgtatacatatacaacataataaaactatatgtTATACAAACTAAAACAGGGAGAGCGACCATAGTATTACTATGGTCAGCTCTCCTTGTTTTAGCCAAGCTATAAGAGCTCTCATAtctatataatatctatattatcattctatatctatataatC
The nucleotide sequence above comes from Hydra vulgaris chromosome 09, alternate assembly HydraT2T_AEP. Encoded proteins:
- the LOC136084533 gene encoding putative nuclease HARBI1, giving the protein MDIQMIQEIEFQNQNWRKAHRAVLNNFSDVECRQKFRLPLRKISEIVNTLQDDLSSTTGQNNSILPETKVLVSLRFLATGSFQNPIGDTSEMSQASTSRIIHQFCESFMQHYSYLVKWYSCQEEITNVKQSYFEACGVKGLLGLIDGTMVPIKGVTGADEPAFICRKGYSAINCQFVVDYDGQFRDVVIKYPGSCHDAFVFSNSTLKQMMEADPVAGFLFGDSGYGLSPVMITPFSPAITPEEMFFNKTHSRVRSRIERCIGSLKNRWRCLH